From the Cupriavidus necator N-1 genome, one window contains:
- a CDS encoding MFS transporter, whose protein sequence is MTSPNEQAIRKVALASVIGATIEWYDFFLYGVVAGLVFNKLYFPGNDPLVATILAYTTFAVGFVTRPLGGVIFGHFGDKVGRKSMLVITLMIMGVSTFLIGLVPTYDSIGILAPILLLLLRVLQGIGLGGEWGGAVLMAYEYAPPGKRGFYASLPQIGLAIGLCLASGVVALLSLTLTDAQFLAWGWRVAFLISAGMVFVGMYIRLNVKETPEFAVIKQRNAETQIPFVDMMRRYPGNILKGMGARYIDGVFFNIFGVFSITYLTQTIHISRTEALVGVMAAAIAMCFFIPFFGHLSDRIGRTRVYFWGSLITALSAFPAFWLMLNSGGNTMLLWLSIVVPFGILYAAVYGPEAALFCELFDARVRYTGISFVYQFSGIFASGITPIIATALLRSGGGKPWQICAYVAFAGVVSALSVALIGRGEGSQAPRENGMPLRGPAR, encoded by the coding sequence ATGACAAGCCCCAACGAACAGGCGATCCGCAAGGTCGCGCTGGCGTCCGTGATCGGCGCCACCATCGAGTGGTATGACTTCTTCCTGTACGGCGTGGTCGCCGGCCTGGTCTTCAACAAGCTGTACTTCCCCGGCAATGACCCGCTGGTGGCCACCATCCTGGCCTACACCACCTTTGCGGTGGGCTTTGTCACGCGGCCGCTGGGCGGCGTGATCTTCGGGCACTTTGGCGACAAGGTCGGCCGCAAGAGCATGCTGGTGATCACGCTGATGATCATGGGCGTGTCCACCTTCCTGATCGGACTGGTGCCGACCTACGACAGCATCGGCATCCTGGCGCCGATCCTGTTGCTTCTGCTGCGCGTGCTGCAGGGCATCGGCCTGGGCGGCGAATGGGGCGGCGCGGTGCTGATGGCCTATGAGTACGCGCCGCCGGGCAAACGGGGCTTCTATGCGTCGCTGCCGCAGATCGGGCTGGCGATCGGACTGTGCCTGGCATCCGGCGTGGTGGCGCTGCTGTCGCTGACCCTGACCGATGCGCAGTTCCTGGCCTGGGGCTGGCGCGTGGCCTTCCTGATCTCAGCGGGGATGGTGTTCGTGGGCATGTATATCCGCCTCAACGTCAAGGAGACGCCTGAATTCGCCGTGATCAAGCAGCGCAATGCCGAGACCCAGATTCCCTTTGTCGACATGATGCGGCGCTACCCCGGCAATATCCTCAAGGGCATGGGCGCGCGCTATATCGACGGAGTCTTCTTCAACATCTTCGGCGTGTTCTCGATCACCTACCTGACTCAGACCATCCATATCAGCCGGACTGAAGCGCTGGTCGGCGTGATGGCGGCGGCCATTGCGATGTGCTTCTTCATTCCGTTCTTCGGCCACCTGTCCGACCGCATCGGCCGCACCCGCGTGTATTTCTGGGGCTCGCTGATCACGGCCTTGTCCGCGTTCCCGGCGTTCTGGCTGATGCTGAACAGCGGCGGCAACACCATGCTGCTGTGGCTGTCCATCGTGGTGCCGTTCGGCATCCTCTACGCCGCGGTCTACGGCCCGGAAGCGGCGCTGTTCTGCGAGCTGTTCGATGCCAGGGTGCGATATACCGGCATTTCGTTCGTCTACCAGTTCTCGGGGATCTTCGCGTCCGGCATCACGCCCATCATCGCCACGGCACTGCTCAGGTCGGGCGGCGGCAAGCCCTGGCAGATCTGCGCCTACGTGGCCTTCGCGGGGGTGGTGTCGGCGTTGTCGGTGGCGCTGATCGGGCGGGGCGAAGGCTCCCAGGCGCCGCGCGAAAACGGCATGCCGCTGCGCGGTCCGGCACGCTAG
- a CDS encoding GntR family transcriptional regulator — protein MQTPDGTGAAAAPLLPRVVRQRLHDTVVDHLRNFIVEGVLPPGMKLNERELCETLGISRTPLREALKVLAAEGLIEISPNRGASVSRMSEAEAWEAFELMSGLEAFAGELACERITPPELAEIKALHYAMLACRAQNDLPGYYARNQEIHDRIADAARNQTLQQTYLTLNRRLKAMRFRSNHQPGKWDRAVHDHEEMIRALEARDGKRLSAILRQHLLEKRAALMQIHPDPIAGAPALPNA, from the coding sequence ATGCAAACTCCGGACGGCACCGGTGCGGCCGCCGCCCCGCTCCTGCCCAGGGTCGTGCGCCAGCGGCTGCACGACACCGTGGTCGACCACCTGCGCAACTTTATCGTCGAGGGGGTGCTGCCGCCGGGCATGAAGCTCAATGAGCGCGAGCTGTGTGAAACGCTGGGCATCTCGCGCACGCCGCTGCGCGAGGCGCTGAAGGTGCTGGCCGCCGAGGGGCTGATCGAGATCTCGCCCAACCGCGGCGCGAGCGTGTCACGGATGAGCGAGGCCGAGGCCTGGGAAGCCTTCGAGCTGATGAGCGGCCTGGAGGCCTTTGCCGGGGAGCTGGCGTGCGAGCGCATCACGCCGCCGGAGCTGGCCGAGATCAAGGCGCTGCACTACGCCATGCTTGCCTGCCGCGCGCAGAACGACCTGCCCGGCTATTACGCCCGCAACCAGGAAATCCATGACCGCATTGCCGACGCCGCGCGCAACCAGACGCTACAGCAGACCTACCTGACGCTCAACCGGCGGCTCAAGGCGATGCGTTTCCGCTCCAACCACCAGCCCGGCAAATGGGACCGCGCCGTGCACGACCACGAGGAGATGATCCGCGCGCTGGAAGCCCGCGACGGCAAGCGGCTGTCGGCCATCCTGCGCCAGCACTTGCTGGAGAAGCGCGCCGCGCTGATGCAGATCCATCCCGACCCGATCGCCGGCGCGCCGGCGCTGCCGAACGCCTGA
- a CDS encoding alpha/beta hydrolase: MTVPSGTEKAQLGGEAGQIEMLVDRPAGAPRGIAVVAHPHPLLGGSATHKVPHQLAKALVARGFLTVRPNFRGVEGSAGEHDQGSGEAQDMLAVIAHLREAHPGLPLALAGFSFGAFVMAHVAATLAAQSVPIRHLVLAGTPYGTVKAHRSYDTPAVPADCLVVHGERDERAELGALFDWARPQGLPVVVVPGADHFFTGKLPLLVRIVGGYLDRPDAGAAA; the protein is encoded by the coding sequence ATGACTGTTCCGTCAGGCACGGAAAAGGCGCAGCTCGGCGGCGAGGCCGGGCAGATTGAAATGTTGGTCGACCGTCCCGCCGGCGCGCCGCGAGGCATCGCCGTGGTGGCGCATCCGCATCCGCTGCTGGGCGGCTCGGCCACGCACAAGGTGCCGCACCAGCTGGCCAAGGCGCTGGTGGCACGCGGCTTCCTGACGGTGCGGCCGAATTTCCGCGGGGTCGAGGGGTCCGCGGGCGAGCATGACCAGGGCAGCGGCGAGGCGCAGGACATGCTCGCCGTCATCGCCCATCTGCGCGAGGCCCATCCCGGCCTGCCGCTGGCACTGGCAGGCTTTTCCTTTGGTGCGTTCGTGATGGCCCATGTCGCCGCCACGCTGGCGGCGCAGTCCGTGCCGATCCGGCACCTGGTGCTTGCCGGCACGCCTTACGGCACCGTCAAGGCGCATCGCAGCTATGACACGCCGGCCGTGCCCGCCGATTGCCTGGTGGTCCATGGCGAGCGTGACGAGCGCGCGGAACTCGGCGCGCTGTTCGACTGGGCGCGCCCGCAGGGGCTGCCCGTGGTGGTGGTGCCGGGGGCGGACCACTTCTTTACCGGCAAGCTGCCGCTGCTGGTCCGTATCGTCGGCGGGTACCTGGATCGCCCCGATGCGGGGGCGGCCGCCTGA
- a CDS encoding DUF3772 domain-containing protein translates to MSKVSRLALGLAFAALCHLMPATLPAALAAPASEAAPEAGAQQAPAITHGEATAELKRLQTEQDRIKQQASDPDGNTRLHELEEALQKLSADVAKLSSALTPQRAQLQAQLDVLGPPPADGTTKEAPAVVRQRAELNARRAQLDAQLKQAGESKANIANLSDQLARLQRSQIKDQLALRSESILNPQFWKPLASPTQEDQARLATFTDQVVPMAQLAWQPSQRAATIALLLLALAVWTLGRRLAERALAWFCLNKLPATRLRRSALALATTMATVCTTGLAVQLVYNAFTRNYELPPDLTELYGQLLKLTLTSALIAGLGRALLCTRHPSWRLPALADPVALAMKPFPAVLAGLLLLAGTLEQLNRIADTSVQVTLLWRGLVSLVVVLTIGAALLRANRVRNVLAAAGERPEARATLAGMIHAGVSVIVLVSVVALLAGYISFARFLTYELVWFDIVLCSLYLLTQVTRDVCESLLSTNYASGRVIKQLFGVDDSHLEQASTILSGIGASVLLLVAVLALLTGGFGTTPADLLNSLVMVLGGEKLHSLNIMPDRILNALIALGVGIWLLRSVRRWLDGELLPKVCKEPGLRASLITLYSNVGYVLLVLLVLSLLGVRWDNLAWIVSALSVGIGFGLQEIVKNFVSGLILLTERPVKVGDMVSIAGVEGDIRRINVRATEIQLGDRSTVIVPNSQLISQNLRNVTMSNSTQGVASLQLTFPLNTDPEQLRDLLLDVYRENETILDVPAPSVMFSQLAPNGITLSVTGYVGSPRIAANTRSDLLFEILKRLRAADISLSVPQSLRLENMPPFGQEPERALAAG, encoded by the coding sequence ATGAGCAAAGTTTCACGGCTCGCACTGGGCCTTGCGTTCGCTGCGCTATGCCACCTGATGCCGGCCACGCTGCCCGCCGCCCTGGCCGCCCCGGCATCCGAAGCGGCTCCAGAGGCCGGCGCCCAGCAGGCGCCCGCCATCACCCACGGCGAGGCCACCGCCGAACTCAAGCGCTTGCAGACCGAGCAGGACCGCATCAAGCAGCAGGCCTCCGACCCGGATGGCAACACCAGGCTGCATGAACTCGAAGAAGCGCTGCAAAAGCTCAGTGCCGACGTCGCCAAGCTGTCTTCGGCCCTGACGCCGCAGCGTGCGCAGCTGCAGGCGCAGCTGGACGTGCTGGGTCCGCCACCGGCGGACGGCACCACCAAGGAAGCGCCTGCGGTCGTCAGGCAGCGCGCCGAACTGAATGCGCGCCGTGCACAGCTTGACGCACAACTCAAGCAGGCGGGCGAGAGCAAGGCGAACATCGCAAACCTGAGCGACCAGCTGGCGCGGCTGCAGCGCAGCCAGATCAAGGACCAGCTCGCGCTGCGCTCCGAGAGCATCCTGAATCCGCAGTTCTGGAAGCCGCTGGCCAGCCCGACGCAGGAAGACCAGGCGCGCCTGGCCACCTTTACCGACCAGGTGGTGCCAATGGCGCAACTGGCCTGGCAGCCGTCACAGCGCGCCGCCACCATCGCCTTGCTGCTGCTGGCCCTGGCCGTATGGACCCTGGGCCGGCGCCTGGCCGAACGGGCACTGGCGTGGTTCTGCCTGAACAAGCTGCCGGCGACGCGTTTGCGCCGCAGCGCCCTGGCGCTGGCCACCACGATGGCCACCGTGTGCACCACCGGGCTGGCGGTACAGCTGGTCTACAACGCCTTCACGCGCAACTACGAACTGCCGCCGGACCTGACGGAGTTGTACGGCCAGCTGCTCAAGCTGACGCTGACCAGCGCGCTGATCGCGGGCCTGGGGCGCGCGCTGCTGTGCACGCGCCATCCCTCCTGGCGCCTGCCGGCGCTGGCCGATCCGGTCGCGCTGGCGATGAAGCCGTTCCCCGCCGTGCTGGCCGGCCTGCTGCTGCTGGCCGGCACGCTCGAGCAACTGAACCGCATTGCCGATACCAGCGTGCAGGTCACGCTGCTGTGGCGCGGGCTGGTGTCGCTGGTGGTGGTGCTGACCATCGGCGCCGCGCTGCTGCGCGCCAACCGCGTGCGCAACGTGCTGGCCGCCGCGGGCGAGCGGCCCGAGGCGCGCGCCACCCTGGCGGGCATGATCCACGCCGGCGTGTCGGTCATCGTGCTGGTGTCGGTGGTGGCGCTGCTGGCCGGCTATATCAGCTTTGCGCGCTTCCTGACCTACGAGCTGGTCTGGTTCGACATCGTGCTGTGCAGCCTGTACTTGCTGACCCAGGTTACGCGCGACGTCTGCGAAAGCCTGCTCTCGACCAACTACGCCAGCGGGCGCGTCATCAAGCAGCTGTTCGGCGTGGACGATTCGCACCTGGAGCAGGCGTCCACCATCCTGTCAGGCATCGGCGCCAGCGTGCTGCTGCTGGTGGCGGTGCTGGCGCTGCTGACAGGCGGCTTCGGCACCACACCCGCGGACCTGCTCAACAGCCTGGTAATGGTGCTGGGCGGCGAGAAGCTGCACAGCCTCAACATCATGCCCGACCGCATCCTGAATGCGCTGATCGCTCTCGGAGTCGGCATCTGGCTGCTGCGCTCGGTGCGGCGCTGGCTCGATGGGGAACTGCTGCCCAAGGTCTGCAAGGAGCCGGGCCTGCGCGCCTCGCTGATCACGCTGTACAGCAATGTCGGCTATGTGTTGCTGGTGCTGCTGGTGCTGTCGCTGCTGGGCGTGCGCTGGGACAACCTGGCGTGGATCGTCAGCGCGCTGTCGGTGGGCATCGGCTTCGGCCTGCAGGAGATCGTGAAGAACTTCGTCTCCGGCCTGATCCTGCTGACCGAGCGGCCGGTCAAGGTGGGCGACATGGTCAGCATTGCCGGCGTGGAGGGCGATATCCGCCGCATCAACGTGCGCGCCACCGAGATCCAGCTGGGCGACCGCTCCACCGTGATCGTGCCCAACTCGCAGCTGATCTCGCAGAACCTGCGCAACGTGACCATGAGCAACAGCACCCAGGGGGTGGCGTCGCTGCAACTCACCTTCCCCCTGAATACCGACCCCGAACAGCTGCGCGACCTGCTGCTGGATGTCTACCGCGAGAACGAGACCATCCTCGACGTGCCGGCTCCCTCAGTCATGTTCAGCCAGCTGGCGCCCAACGGCATCACGCTGTCGGTGACGGGCTATGTCGGCAGCCCCCGCATCGCCGCCAACACGCGCAGCGACCTGTTGTTCGAGATCCTCAAGCGCCTGCGCGCCGCCGACATCTCGCTGTCGGTGCCGCAATCGCTGCGGCTGGAAAACATGCCGCCATTCGGGCAGGAGCCAGAGCGCGCGCTGGCCGCCGGCTGA
- a CDS encoding efflux RND transporter permease subunit — protein sequence MMKSLVEAAIKQRLVVCVIAVVLFFFGLRAATKLSVDAFPDVTNVQVQIATEAAGRSPEEVERFVTVPVEMAMTGLPGLEEMRSLNKAGLSLITLVFTDATDVYFARQLVMERLIEVGGRMPEGVSPVLGPVSTGLGEVYQYTLDRADDGNRELTQEELAERRIAQDWVVRPLLRSIPGVAEINSQGGYVRQYQALVNPERMRHYQISTQQVYEALARNNANSGGGVLPHYAEQYLIRGVGLARGVDDLGSIVLKEINGTPVYLRDVANVTIGHEVRQGALVKNGQTEAVGGIVMMMRGGNAKEVVSRVKARVAEINERGMLPGKLQIVPYYDRSELVDSALWTVTKVLLEGVVLVVIVLFLFLGDVRSSLIVLATLVLTPLLTFMVMNEVGLSANLMSLGGLAIAIGLMVDGSVVVVENAFERLGHKEPGLTKTEILVKAVQEVATPVIVGVGIIILVFLPLMTLSGMEGKMFAPLAFTISIALAISLFLSLTLSPVLSSYLLKGGAEHDTHVIAFMKRHYLRLLHWALGNSRKTVLCAVAAFVATLAIVPLLGTSFIPEMKEGSIVPAIDRVPNISLEESIKLEKEANKLVLSVPGVKSVVSGVGRGESPADPQGQNESTPIASLKDRDEWPDGWTQDDIANAIRDKLKAIPGVQIVMAQPISDRVDEMVSGVRSDVAVKVFGDDLDKLRELAGEIARVAGGIQGSQDIRIERVSGQQYLSIEIDRQAIARYGLNVSDIHDVIEIAIGGKRATDIFEGERRFAAAVRLPEEFRNNEQAIRQLLVSTPNGTQVPLQSVARIEVNDGPAQISREMAKRRVVVMINVKDRDLGGFVAELQQATGAKVKLPEGYYLEWGGQFQNMERAMGHLKIIVPVTIAAIFFLLFLLFNSLRFATLIITVLPFASIGGIIGLFVTGEYLSVPASVGFIALWGMAVLNGVVLVSYIRTLRDSGLSVDEAVVQGATQRFRPVMMTATIAMLGLVPFLFSTGPGSEVQRPLAVVVIGGLITSTLLTLVMVPTLYRWFDDRRPDPTRDVPV from the coding sequence ATGATGAAATCCCTAGTCGAAGCCGCCATCAAGCAGCGGCTGGTGGTGTGCGTGATTGCCGTGGTGCTGTTCTTCTTCGGCCTGCGCGCTGCCACCAAGCTGTCGGTGGATGCTTTCCCCGATGTCACCAACGTGCAGGTGCAGATCGCCACCGAAGCCGCGGGCCGCTCACCCGAGGAAGTCGAGCGTTTTGTCACCGTGCCGGTGGAAATGGCCATGACCGGCCTGCCCGGACTGGAAGAGATGCGCTCGCTGAACAAGGCGGGCCTGTCGCTGATCACGCTGGTGTTTACCGATGCCACCGACGTGTACTTTGCCCGCCAGCTGGTGATGGAGCGCCTGATCGAAGTGGGCGGGCGCATGCCGGAAGGCGTGTCGCCGGTCCTGGGCCCGGTTTCCACCGGCCTGGGCGAGGTCTACCAGTACACGCTGGACCGTGCCGACGACGGCAACCGCGAACTGACGCAGGAAGAGCTGGCCGAGCGCCGCATCGCCCAGGACTGGGTGGTGCGCCCGCTGCTGCGCTCGATTCCGGGCGTGGCCGAGATCAACTCGCAGGGCGGCTACGTGCGCCAATATCAGGCGCTGGTCAACCCGGAACGCATGCGCCACTACCAGATCTCGACCCAGCAGGTCTATGAGGCGCTGGCGCGCAACAACGCCAACTCCGGCGGCGGCGTGCTGCCGCACTATGCCGAGCAGTACCTGATCCGCGGCGTGGGCCTGGCCCGCGGCGTGGATGACCTGGGCAGCATCGTGCTCAAGGAGATCAACGGCACGCCGGTGTACCTGCGCGACGTGGCCAACGTCACCATCGGGCATGAGGTGCGGCAGGGCGCGCTGGTCAAGAACGGGCAGACCGAGGCGGTCGGCGGCATCGTCATGATGATGCGCGGCGGCAATGCCAAGGAGGTGGTCAGCCGCGTGAAGGCACGCGTGGCCGAGATCAACGAGCGCGGCATGCTGCCGGGCAAGCTGCAGATCGTGCCGTACTACGATCGCAGCGAACTGGTCGACTCCGCACTGTGGACCGTGACCAAGGTGCTGCTGGAAGGCGTGGTGCTGGTGGTGATCGTGCTGTTCCTGTTCCTGGGCGACGTGCGTTCGTCGCTGATCGTGCTGGCCACGCTGGTATTGACGCCCTTGCTGACCTTCATGGTGATGAACGAGGTGGGCCTGTCGGCCAACCTGATGTCGCTGGGGGGGCTGGCCATTGCCATCGGCCTGATGGTCGACGGCTCGGTGGTGGTGGTCGAGAACGCGTTCGAGCGGCTCGGCCACAAGGAGCCGGGCCTCACCAAGACCGAGATCCTGGTCAAGGCCGTGCAGGAAGTGGCCACGCCGGTGATCGTGGGCGTGGGCATCATCATCCTGGTGTTCCTGCCGCTGATGACGCTGTCGGGGATGGAAGGCAAGATGTTTGCGCCGCTGGCGTTCACCATCTCGATCGCATTGGCGATCTCGCTGTTCCTGTCGCTGACGCTGTCGCCGGTGCTGTCGTCGTACCTGCTCAAGGGCGGCGCGGAGCACGACACGCATGTGATCGCCTTCATGAAGCGCCACTACCTGCGCCTGCTGCACTGGGCGCTGGGCAACAGCCGCAAGACGGTGCTCTGCGCGGTGGCAGCTTTCGTCGCCACGCTGGCGATCGTGCCGCTGCTGGGCACCTCGTTCATTCCGGAAATGAAGGAAGGCTCGATCGTGCCGGCGATCGACCGCGTGCCCAATATCTCGCTGGAAGAGTCGATCAAGCTGGAGAAGGAAGCCAACAAGCTGGTGCTGAGCGTGCCGGGCGTGAAGTCGGTAGTGTCCGGCGTGGGCCGCGGCGAAAGCCCGGCCGACCCGCAGGGCCAGAACGAGTCGACCCCGATCGCCAGCCTGAAGGACCGCGACGAGTGGCCCGACGGCTGGACCCAGGACGATATCGCCAACGCCATCCGCGACAAGCTCAAGGCCATTCCCGGCGTGCAGATCGTGATGGCGCAGCCGATCTCGGACCGCGTCGACGAAATGGTCAGCGGCGTGCGTTCGGACGTGGCGGTGAAGGTGTTCGGCGACGACCTGGACAAGCTGCGCGAGCTGGCGGGCGAGATCGCCCGCGTGGCCGGCGGCATCCAGGGCTCGCAGGACATTCGCATCGAGCGCGTGTCGGGGCAGCAGTACCTGTCGATCGAGATCGACCGCCAGGCGATTGCGCGATACGGGCTGAACGTGTCCGACATCCATGACGTGATCGAGATCGCCATCGGCGGCAAGCGCGCCACGGACATCTTCGAAGGCGAGCGCCGCTTTGCCGCGGCGGTGCGCCTGCCGGAGGAGTTCCGCAACAACGAGCAGGCCATCCGGCAGCTGCTGGTGTCCACGCCCAACGGCACCCAGGTGCCGCTGCAGAGCGTGGCCAGGATCGAGGTCAACGACGGCCCGGCCCAGATCAGCCGCGAAATGGCCAAGCGCCGCGTGGTGGTGATGATCAACGTGAAGGACCGTGACCTCGGCGGCTTCGTGGCCGAGCTGCAGCAGGCCACCGGCGCCAAGGTGAAGCTGCCCGAAGGCTACTACCTGGAGTGGGGCGGTCAGTTCCAGAACATGGAACGCGCCATGGGCCACCTGAAGATCATCGTGCCGGTGACCATTGCCGCGATCTTCTTCCTGCTGTTCCTGCTGTTCAACTCGCTGCGCTTTGCCACGCTGATCATCACGGTGCTGCCGTTTGCCTCCATCGGCGGCATCATCGGGTTGTTCGTTACTGGCGAATACCTGTCGGTGCCGGCCTCGGTAGGCTTTATCGCGCTGTGGGGCATGGCGGTGCTGAACGGGGTGGTGCTGGTGTCGTATATCCGCACGCTGCGCGACTCGGGTTTGTCGGTCGATGAGGCGGTGGTGCAGGGCGCGACTCAGCGTTTCCGCCCGGTGATGATGACCGCGACCATTGCGATGCTGGGCCTGGTGCCGTTCCTGTTCTCGACGGGGCCGGGCTCGGAGGTGCAGCGTCCGCTGGCGGTGGTGGTGATCGGCGGGTTGATTACGTCGACGCTGCTGACGCTGGTGATGGTGCCTACGCTGTATCGCTGGTTTGATGATCGCAGGCCGGATCCGACCAGGGATGTGCCGGTGTAA
- a CDS encoding efflux RND transporter periplasmic adaptor subunit yields the protein MRLNFLLSLTAAAVLTFSLAACSDKPEPVAEAPKLPPGVIQPEGNLQKGLKVAPVATSPFSEMLRVAGRVDFDEQRVARIGASVTGRVTDLYATLGQEVKAGQVLARLHSSELGAAQMAFLKSEAQTELQGRNAERARQLFAADVIGRGELQRRESELAIASAEMRAYRDQLRVLGMSQASIADLARSGSINSHSPVFSSISGTVVERNVAQGQVVQPADALYTVADLSRVWVVAEVPEQQAAQVAEGQSVDIEVPSLGNGAGSKNITGKLIYVGRTVNPQSRTVLVRTELENREGRLKPAMLASMLIAGKPVDQLVIPAASVVRDGNDELVYVEMPGNKYRLTKVKLGAESDGMRVVQNGVKAGDRIVVDGAFHLDNERKRLEQG from the coding sequence ATGCGTCTCAATTTCCTGCTTTCGCTGACGGCCGCTGCCGTCCTGACGTTCAGCCTGGCGGCCTGCTCCGACAAACCTGAACCCGTTGCCGAAGCGCCCAAGTTGCCGCCGGGCGTGATCCAGCCCGAGGGCAACCTGCAGAAGGGGCTGAAGGTGGCGCCGGTGGCCACCTCCCCGTTCAGCGAGATGCTGCGCGTGGCCGGCCGTGTCGACTTCGACGAGCAGCGCGTGGCGCGCATCGGCGCCAGCGTGACCGGCCGCGTGACCGACCTCTATGCCACCCTGGGCCAGGAAGTGAAGGCCGGCCAGGTGCTGGCGCGCCTGCACAGCAGCGAGCTGGGCGCGGCGCAGATGGCCTTCCTGAAGAGCGAGGCCCAGACCGAGCTGCAGGGCCGCAACGCCGAGCGTGCGCGCCAGCTGTTTGCCGCCGACGTGATCGGCCGCGGCGAGCTGCAGCGCCGCGAGAGCGAACTGGCGATTGCCTCGGCCGAGATGCGCGCCTATCGCGACCAGCTACGCGTGCTGGGCATGTCGCAGGCATCGATCGCCGATCTGGCCAGGAGCGGCAGCATCAATTCGCATTCGCCGGTGTTTTCCAGCATCAGCGGCACCGTGGTCGAGCGCAACGTGGCGCAAGGACAGGTGGTGCAGCCGGCCGATGCGCTCTATACCGTGGCAGACCTGTCGCGCGTATGGGTGGTGGCCGAAGTGCCAGAGCAGCAGGCCGCCCAGGTGGCCGAAGGGCAGAGCGTTGACATCGAGGTGCCTTCGCTTGGCAACGGTGCGGGCAGCAAGAACATTACCGGCAAGCTGATCTACGTCGGCCGCACGGTCAACCCGCAGTCGCGCACGGTGCTGGTCCGTACCGAGCTGGAGAACCGCGAAGGCCGCCTCAAGCCTGCCATGCTGGCCAGCATGCTGATCGCCGGCAAGCCGGTCGACCAGCTGGTGATCCCGGCCGCCTCGGTGGTGCGCGATGGCAATGACGAGCTGGTCTATGTCGAGATGCCGGGCAACAAGTACCGTCTCACCAAGGTCAAGCTGGGCGCCGAGAGCGACGGCATGCGCGTGGTGCAGAACGGTGTGAAGGCCGGCGACCGCATCGTGGTCGATGGCGCCTTCCATCTCGACAACGAGCGCAAGCGCCTCGAGCAAGGGTAA
- a CDS encoding TolC family protein, translated as MTTTKLTLIASLSLIALAAAPAHAGAQGGVSPKPTDAAGAAPAAPALLTKPAAAPMPGSAILAATAVPKPASAVSAGAQAGPAYSLPQLLDLAQSTNKGVAAAEAGVDAASAAISSARAYPNPQVEVMYGRLSGKQPGVTSGNAPSYAVVQKLDYPHQRSLREAMATRGLESSQAMRQGFRADLAARVKTSYYDVLRRESELHAAEEDLAMMRQIHSRARLRVEVGEAPRYELIKAETELLASQKNQQTAELRVNQAKAALRQQVGGAMPGQYSLAGSLGQSPDVPPLPVLRDTMTASNAELVQRRMELERAQLGVNYQKSLRWPEVAVRASTDRQPDNNVSQIGLVLTIPLWDRRSGPVGEATAQATQARSALEAREFELTQELEAAYRQYEINQAQVTALESGIVREAESALGVAESAYRFGERGILDYLDAQRVLRGARNELIAAQYDVQVAAIQIEKLMSTAPGATAAPGLQPTSTIEQK; from the coding sequence ATGACAACAACCAAGCTGACCCTGATCGCGTCGCTTTCGCTGATCGCGCTCGCCGCTGCCCCGGCCCATGCCGGCGCGCAAGGCGGGGTGTCCCCGAAGCCAACGGACGCGGCCGGTGCCGCGCCTGCCGCCCCCGCACTCCTGACCAAACCTGCTGCCGCACCCATGCCGGGCTCCGCCATCCTGGCGGCCACGGCGGTGCCCAAGCCCGCATCCGCCGTATCGGCCGGCGCCCAGGCGGGGCCCGCCTACTCGCTGCCCCAACTGCTCGACCTGGCCCAGTCCACCAACAAGGGCGTGGCCGCCGCCGAGGCCGGTGTCGATGCCGCCAGCGCCGCCATCAGCAGCGCGCGTGCCTATCCCAACCCGCAGGTGGAGGTGATGTACGGCCGCTTGTCCGGCAAGCAGCCGGGCGTGACCAGCGGCAATGCGCCCAGCTACGCCGTGGTGCAGAAGCTGGACTACCCGCACCAGCGCAGCCTGCGCGAGGCCATGGCCACCCGCGGGCTGGAGTCGTCGCAGGCCATGCGGCAAGGCTTCCGGGCCGACCTGGCCGCCCGCGTGAAGACCTCCTACTACGACGTGCTGCGCCGCGAGAGCGAGCTGCATGCCGCCGAGGAAGACCTGGCGATGATGCGCCAGATCCATTCGCGGGCGCGGCTGCGCGTGGAGGTGGGCGAGGCGCCGCGCTATGAACTGATCAAGGCCGAGACCGAACTGCTGGCTTCGCAGAAGAACCAGCAGACCGCCGAGTTGCGCGTCAACCAGGCCAAGGCCGCGCTGCGCCAGCAGGTGGGCGGTGCCATGCCGGGCCAGTATTCGCTGGCCGGCTCCCTGGGCCAGTCGCCCGACGTGCCGCCGCTGCCGGTGCTGCGCGACACCATGACCGCCAGCAATGCCGAACTGGTCCAGCGCCGCATGGAGCTGGAGCGCGCACAGCTGGGCGTGAACTACCAGAAGTCGCTGCGCTGGCCCGAGGTGGCGGTGCGCGCCAGCACCGACCGCCAGCCTGACAACAACGTCTCGCAGATCGGCCTGGTCCTGACCATCCCGCTGTGGGACCGCCGCAGCGGCCCGGTGGGCGAAGCCACGGCGCAGGCCACGCAGGCGCGCAGCGCCCTGGAAGCGCGTGAGTTCGAGCTGACGCAGGAGCTGGAGGCCGCCTACCGCCAGTACGAGATCAACCAGGCCCAGGTGACGGCGCTTGAGTCTGGCATCGTGCGCGAGGCCGAGTCGGCGCTGGGCGTGGCCGAATCCGCCTACCGCTTCGGCGAGCGCGGCATCCTGGACTACCTCGATGCCCAGCGCGTGCTGCGCGGCGCGCGCAATGAGCTGATTGCCGCCCAGTACGACGTGCAGGTGGCCGCCATCCAGATCGAAAAGCTTATGTCGACCGCCCCGGGCGCTACCGCAGCGCCGGGCCTGCAGCCGACCTCCACCATCGAACAGAAATAA